A DNA window from Kitasatospora atroaurantiaca contains the following coding sequences:
- the dut gene encoding dUTP diphosphatase: MSSTARPPVDVLIRRLDPELPLPAYEHPGDAGADLRTTVDAELAPGERAVLPTGIGIALPDGYAAFVHPRSGLAARCGVALVNAPGTVDAGYRGEIKVIVVNLDPREGVSFRRGDRIAQLVIQQVEKARFHEVAELPGSARAAGGFGSTGGHAAV, translated from the coding sequence GTGAGTAGTACCGCCCGCCCGCCGGTAGACGTCCTGATCCGGCGGCTCGACCCCGAGCTGCCGCTGCCCGCGTACGAGCACCCCGGCGACGCCGGCGCCGACCTGCGCACCACCGTCGACGCCGAACTGGCCCCGGGCGAGCGCGCGGTGCTCCCCACCGGCATCGGGATCGCCCTTCCGGACGGCTACGCGGCGTTCGTGCACCCGCGTTCGGGACTCGCAGCTCGTTGCGGAGTTGCACTGGTGAACGCCCCAGGGACGGTCGATGCCGGGTACCGTGGTGAGATCAAGGTGATCGTGGTCAATCTGGACCCGCGCGAGGGGGTCAGCTTCCGCCGTGGGGACCGCATCGCCCAGCTGGTGATCCAGCAGGTCGAGAAGGCGCGTTTCCACGAGGTGGCCGAACTGCCCGGGTCGGCACGTGCCGCAGGCGGGTTCGGGTCGACCGGCGGTCACGCCGCGGTTTAG
- a CDS encoding DUF3710 domain-containing protein, protein MTVFRRRQKSEDAVEQLADDAISADETADDVEGSADSESENVTEQDPADRVGLPPAPRPDGPWDISELENPEDGRVDLGGLLVPGVEGMELRVEVAGDAIVAATLVLGNSAIQLQAFAAPKSEGIWGEVREEIANGITQQGGLVEEEEGPLGWHLRAQVPVQLPDGTQGVQLVRFVGCDGPRWFLRGVISGQAAVQPEMAGVLEQVFQQTVVVRGETPMAPRDPIVLKLPEDAQMVADGGAGEGDGTRFGGASLDPFARGPEITEVR, encoded by the coding sequence GTGACCGTGTTCCGTCGTCGCCAGAAGAGCGAGGACGCTGTCGAGCAGCTCGCCGACGACGCCATCAGCGCCGACGAGACGGCCGATGACGTCGAAGGTTCCGCCGACTCCGAGAGCGAGAACGTGACTGAGCAGGACCCGGCGGACCGGGTCGGCCTGCCGCCGGCTCCGCGTCCGGACGGCCCGTGGGACATCTCCGAGCTGGAGAATCCGGAGGACGGCCGGGTGGACCTCGGCGGCCTCCTGGTCCCCGGCGTGGAGGGCATGGAGCTGCGCGTCGAGGTGGCCGGCGACGCGATCGTGGCCGCAACCCTGGTCCTCGGTAACAGTGCGATCCAGCTCCAGGCCTTTGCCGCCCCCAAGTCCGAGGGCATCTGGGGCGAGGTCCGCGAGGAGATCGCCAACGGCATCACCCAGCAGGGCGGCCTGGTCGAGGAGGAGGAGGGCCCGCTGGGCTGGCACCTCCGGGCTCAGGTGCCGGTGCAGCTGCCGGACGGGACGCAGGGCGTCCAGCTCGTCCGCTTCGTGGGCTGTGACGGCCCGCGCTGGTTCCTGCGCGGCGTGATCTCCGGCCAGGCTGCCGTGCAGCCCGAGATGGCCGGGGTCCTTGAGCAGGTCTTCCAGCAGACCGTGGTCGTCCGCGGCGAGACGCCGATGGCGCCTCGCGACCCGATCGTCCTCAAGCTCCCCGAGGACGCCCAGATGGTCGCTGACGGCGGCGCGGGCGAGGGTGACGGCACCCGCTTCGGCGGCGCTTCGCTCGACCCGTTCGCACGCGGCCCGGAGATCACCGAGGTCCGCTGA
- a CDS encoding GNAT family N-acetyltransferase, whose product MSDLTIRPVVLADLPAIVAMLADDPIGAKRESPDDLTPYEQAFARLAADPHQHLVVAVREGRTVGTLQLSLIPGLSRRGSTRTIIEAVRIDATERGSGLGTELIEWAIDTSRTLGANLVQLTSDATRTDAHRFYERLGFVASHLGFKLAL is encoded by the coding sequence ATGAGCGACCTCACGATCCGTCCCGTCGTCCTTGCCGACCTCCCCGCCATCGTCGCGATGCTGGCCGACGACCCCATCGGCGCGAAGCGCGAGTCCCCGGACGACCTCACGCCCTACGAGCAGGCCTTCGCCCGTCTGGCCGCCGACCCGCACCAGCACCTGGTGGTGGCCGTACGGGAGGGCCGGACGGTCGGCACCCTTCAGCTGAGCCTCATTCCCGGGCTCTCCCGCCGCGGCTCCACCCGGACCATCATCGAGGCCGTACGCATCGACGCCACGGAGCGGGGCAGCGGCCTCGGGACCGAACTCATCGAGTGGGCCATCGACACCTCACGCACACTCGGCGCCAACCTGGTCCAGCTGACGTCGGATGCCACCCGGACGGACGCGCACCGCTTCTACGAGCGGCTCGGGTTCGTGGCGTCACATCTGGGATTCAAGCTCGCCCTGTAG
- a CDS encoding VOC family protein yields MLTTDFVPGSPNWLDLGSPDTEAAEAFYTALFGWTFTSAGPQAGGYGFFQKDGRTVAALGPLTEEGAEPAWTLYFTTPDADATAALVQDSGGTVRAAPFDVFTNGRMAGFTDPTGAEFAVWQPGDTVGLDAVTSPGTLCWTELYSSDPAAAKAFYRAVLGWQEQDVPFGDTATYTVLTPAGGGTDDGQGGILQLLPEQTAAGVSSHWLPYFEVPDTDAAVAEAQRLGGAVRAPATEVHGVGRFAQLTDPHGAVFAVITSAAPGE; encoded by the coding sequence GTGCTCACCACCGATTTCGTCCCCGGCTCTCCCAACTGGCTCGACCTCGGAAGCCCTGACACCGAAGCCGCCGAGGCCTTCTACACCGCACTCTTCGGCTGGACCTTCACCTCGGCGGGACCGCAGGCCGGCGGTTACGGCTTCTTCCAGAAGGACGGCCGGACGGTCGCGGCACTCGGCCCCCTGACGGAGGAGGGCGCCGAACCCGCGTGGACCCTCTACTTCACCACCCCCGACGCCGACGCCACCGCCGCTCTGGTGCAGGACTCCGGCGGCACGGTCCGCGCCGCCCCCTTCGACGTGTTCACCAACGGCCGGATGGCCGGGTTCACCGACCCGACCGGCGCCGAGTTCGCCGTCTGGCAGCCCGGCGACACGGTCGGCCTCGACGCCGTCACCTCCCCCGGCACGCTGTGCTGGACGGAGCTCTACAGCTCCGACCCCGCCGCCGCGAAGGCCTTCTACCGGGCCGTCCTCGGCTGGCAGGAGCAGGACGTCCCGTTCGGCGACACGGCTACCTACACGGTGCTCACCCCGGCCGGCGGCGGCACCGACGACGGCCAGGGCGGCATCCTGCAGCTGCTCCCCGAACAGACCGCGGCGGGCGTCAGCTCGCACTGGCTCCCGTACTTCGAGGTGCCGGACACCGACGCTGCCGTCGCCGAGGCCCAGCGGCTGGGCGGCGCGGTACGGGCTCCCGCCACGGAGGTCCACGGCGTCGGCCGGTTCGCGCAGCTCACGGACCCGCACGGAGCGGTCTTCGCCGTCATCACCAGTGCCGCCCCGGGTGAGTGA
- the recD2 gene encoding SF1B family DNA helicase RecD2, which produces MQQRQARQQPEQAPKQAQQQAQQQARQQPQQPPQQRQLAQVDGVLERITYANEETGYTVARVDTGRGANDLLTVVGALLGAQPGESLRLHGRWGSHPQYGKQFMVENYTTVLPATVQGIQRYLGSGLIKGIGPRFAERIVERFGVDTLDVIEQDPKRLIEVPGLGPKRTKMIAAAWEEQKAIKEVMVFLQGVGVSTSLAVRIFKKYGDGSIGVVRNEPYRLASDVWGIGFLTADKIAQSVGIPHDSPERVKAGLQYALSQSSDQGHCYLPEERLIADGVKLLQVDVGLVIDCLAELVAEEGVVRESVPGEAGEPVSAVYLVPFHRAEISLANQLLRLLRADTDRMPGFAAVDWEAALAWLAKRTGAELAPEQRDSVKLALTEKVAVLTGGPGCGKSFTVKSIVTLALAKKAKVVLAAPTGRAAKRLSELTGVEASTVHRLLELRPGGEAAYDRDRPLEADLVVVDEASMLDLILANKLVKAVAPGAHLLFVGDVDQLPSVGAGEVLRDMLAATGPIPSVRLTRIFRQAQQSGVVTNAHRINEGLPPVTDGLPDFFLFAEEDSEKAAGLTVDVVARRIPQKFGLNPRRDVQVLAPMHRGPAGAGNLNTLLQAAVTPGREGLPERRFGGRTFRVGDKVTQIRNNYEKGQNGVFNGTVGVVTSLSVEDQRLIVLTDEDEEVGYDFDELDELAHAYAVTIHRSQGSEYPAVVIPVTTSAWTMLQRNLLYTAVTRAKKLVVLVGSRRAIGQAVRAVSAGRRHSALDHRLATG; this is translated from the coding sequence ATGCAGCAACGACAGGCCCGGCAACAGCCCGAGCAGGCTCCGAAACAGGCCCAGCAACAGGCCCAGCAACAGGCCCGGCAGCAGCCCCAGCAGCCCCCGCAGCAGCGCCAGCTCGCCCAGGTGGACGGTGTGCTGGAGCGGATCACCTACGCCAACGAGGAGACCGGCTACACGGTGGCCCGGGTCGACACCGGCCGCGGTGCGAACGACCTGCTGACGGTCGTCGGGGCACTGCTCGGCGCGCAGCCCGGGGAGTCGCTGCGGCTGCACGGGCGATGGGGCTCGCATCCGCAGTACGGCAAGCAGTTCATGGTGGAGAACTACACGACCGTGCTGCCGGCGACGGTCCAGGGCATCCAGCGGTATCTCGGCTCGGGGCTGATCAAGGGGATCGGGCCGCGATTCGCCGAGCGGATCGTGGAGAGGTTCGGCGTCGACACCCTGGACGTGATCGAGCAGGACCCGAAGCGCCTGATCGAGGTGCCGGGGCTCGGGCCGAAGCGTACGAAGATGATCGCCGCGGCCTGGGAGGAGCAGAAGGCCATCAAGGAGGTGATGGTCTTTCTGCAGGGTGTGGGGGTCTCCACCTCCCTCGCGGTGCGGATCTTCAAGAAGTACGGGGACGGCTCCATCGGTGTGGTGCGGAACGAGCCGTACCGGCTGGCGTCCGACGTCTGGGGCATCGGCTTTCTGACGGCAGACAAGATCGCCCAGTCGGTCGGCATCCCCCATGACAGCCCGGAGCGCGTCAAGGCGGGCCTGCAGTACGCGCTCTCGCAGAGCAGCGACCAGGGCCACTGCTACCTGCCGGAGGAGCGGCTGATCGCGGACGGGGTGAAGCTCCTTCAGGTGGATGTCGGCCTGGTGATCGACTGTCTGGCCGAGCTGGTCGCCGAGGAGGGCGTGGTCCGCGAGAGCGTGCCCGGGGAGGCGGGTGAGCCGGTCTCGGCGGTGTACCTGGTGCCGTTCCACCGGGCGGAGATCTCCCTCGCCAACCAGCTGCTGCGTCTGCTCCGCGCCGACACCGACCGCATGCCGGGTTTCGCAGCCGTCGACTGGGAGGCCGCGCTGGCCTGGCTGGCGAAGCGTACGGGGGCGGAACTCGCGCCGGAGCAGCGCGACTCCGTGAAGCTGGCGCTGACCGAGAAGGTCGCGGTGCTGACGGGCGGGCCCGGCTGCGGCAAGTCGTTCACGGTGAAGTCGATCGTGACGCTCGCGCTGGCGAAGAAGGCGAAGGTGGTGCTGGCGGCACCCACCGGCCGGGCTGCGAAGCGGCTGTCGGAGCTGACGGGCGTCGAGGCGTCGACGGTGCACCGGCTGCTGGAGCTGCGGCCCGGCGGCGAGGCGGCGTACGACCGCGACCGGCCGCTGGAGGCGGACCTGGTGGTGGTGGACGAGGCATCGATGCTCGATCTGATCCTGGCGAACAAGCTGGTGAAGGCGGTTGCACCGGGCGCCCACCTGCTGTTCGTGGGGGATGTCGACCAGCTCCCCTCGGTCGGGGCCGGTGAAGTGCTGAGGGACATGCTGGCGGCGACCGGCCCGATCCCGTCCGTCCGGCTCACCAGGATCTTCCGGCAGGCCCAGCAGTCCGGGGTGGTGACCAACGCGCACCGGATCAACGAGGGGCTGCCGCCTGTCACGGACGGGCTGCCGGACTTCTTCCTGTTCGCGGAGGAGGACTCGGAGAAGGCAGCGGGGCTGACGGTGGACGTGGTGGCCCGGCGGATCCCGCAGAAGTTCGGGCTGAACCCCCGCCGGGACGTCCAGGTGCTGGCCCCGATGCACCGGGGGCCGGCCGGTGCGGGGAATCTCAACACGCTGCTGCAGGCGGCGGTGACGCCGGGCCGCGAGGGCCTGCCCGAGCGCAGGTTCGGCGGCCGGACCTTCCGGGTGGGGGACAAGGTCACCCAGATCCGGAACAACTACGAGAAGGGGCAGAACGGGGTCTTCAACGGCACGGTCGGCGTGGTGACGTCGCTCAGCGTGGAGGACCAGCGGCTGATCGTGCTCACCGACGAGGACGAGGAGGTCGGCTACGACTTCGACGAGCTCGACGAGCTTGCGCACGCGTATGCGGTGACCATCCACCGATCGCAGGGAAGTGAGTACCCGGCGGTGGTGATTCCCGTCACCACCTCCGCGTGGACGATGCTGCAGCGGAACCTGCTCTACACCGCCGTGACCCGGGCGAAGAAACTGGTCGTGCTGGTCGGGTCACGCAGAGCGATCGGACAGGCGGTCAGGGCCGTCAGTGCAGGTAGGAGGCACTCTGCGCTGGATCATCGGCTGGCAACTGGATGA
- a CDS encoding citrate synthase: protein MSDKSVVLRYQDGEYEYPVVESTAGNAGFDISKLLPQTGLVTLDNGFGNTAAYKSAITFVDGDNGILRYRGYPIEQLAEQGSFIETAYLLINGELPTTDQLAAFNAEITQHTLLHEDVKRFYQGFPRDAHPMAMLSSVVGALSTFYQDSHNPFDAGQRHLSTVRLLAKLPTIAAYAYKKSVGQPFVYPRNDLSYVENFLRMTFAVPAEDYEINPVVVNALDKLLILHADHEQNCSTSTVRLVGSSHANQFASISAGISALWGPLHGGANQAVLEMLEQIQKDGGDVDSFIRKVKNREDGVKLMGFGHRVYKAFDPRAAQVKLLAHEVLGQLGKSDELLDIALKLEEHALSDDFFISRKLYPNVDFYTGLIYRAMGFPTSMFTVLFALGRLPGWIAHWHEMINDPTSRIGRPRQIYTGTAIRDYVALGDR from the coding sequence GTGAGCGACAAATCGGTAGTACTGCGGTACCAGGACGGCGAGTACGAGTACCCCGTCGTCGAGAGCACTGCGGGCAACGCCGGCTTCGACATCTCGAAGCTGCTTCCGCAGACCGGCCTGGTCACCCTGGACAACGGCTTCGGCAACACCGCCGCGTACAAGTCCGCGATCACCTTCGTGGACGGTGACAACGGCATCCTGCGCTACCGCGGCTACCCGATCGAGCAGCTGGCCGAGCAGGGCAGCTTCATCGAGACCGCGTACCTCCTGATCAACGGCGAGCTGCCGACCACCGATCAGCTGGCGGCGTTCAACGCCGAGATCACCCAGCACACGCTGCTGCACGAGGACGTCAAGCGCTTCTACCAGGGCTTCCCGCGTGACGCGCACCCGATGGCGATGCTGTCCTCGGTGGTGGGCGCGCTGTCCACCTTCTACCAGGACAGCCACAACCCCTTCGACGCCGGCCAGCGCCACCTGTCGACGGTGCGCCTGCTCGCCAAGCTGCCGACGATCGCCGCGTACGCGTACAAGAAGTCCGTCGGCCAGCCGTTCGTCTACCCGCGCAACGACCTGAGCTACGTCGAGAACTTCCTCCGGATGACCTTCGCGGTGCCCGCCGAGGACTACGAGATCAACCCGGTCGTCGTCAACGCGCTGGACAAGCTGCTGATCCTGCACGCGGACCACGAGCAGAACTGCTCGACCTCCACCGTCCGTCTGGTGGGTTCCAGCCACGCGAACCAGTTCGCCTCGATCTCGGCCGGCATCTCGGCGCTCTGGGGCCCGCTGCACGGCGGCGCCAACCAGGCCGTCCTGGAGATGCTGGAGCAGATCCAGAAGGACGGCGGCGACGTCGACTCCTTCATCCGCAAGGTGAAGAACCGCGAGGACGGCGTGAAGCTCATGGGCTTCGGTCACCGCGTGTACAAGGCCTTCGACCCGCGCGCCGCGCAGGTCAAGCTCCTGGCGCACGAGGTCCTCGGCCAGCTCGGCAAGTCCGACGAGCTGCTGGACATCGCGCTCAAGCTGGAGGAGCACGCGCTGAGCGACGACTTCTTCATCTCGCGCAAGCTCTACCCGAACGTGGACTTCTACACCGGCCTGATCTACCGCGCCATGGGCTTCCCGACCAGCATGTTCACCGTGCTGTTCGCGCTCGGCCGGCTGCCGGGGTGGATCGCCCACTGGCACGAGATGATCAACGACCCGACGAGCCGCATCGGCCGTCCGCGTCAGATCTACACGGGCACCGCGATCCGCGACTACGTCGCCCTCGGCGACCGCTGA